One Spirochaetota bacterium DNA window includes the following coding sequences:
- a CDS encoding 3-isopropylmalate dehydrogenase, whose protein sequence is MPHKIALYPGDGIGPEVVAEAVKVIDACDIDVQYTTFNWNTTLYSKTGKCAPENYLELLSSFDAILLGALGNTANAPDHIAVEPLLTIRKAFDQYVNIRPTMLFPGVESPLKNKKPYDIDMIVIRENTEGEYTALGGRHYIGTPDEVAMQINYFSRKGTERIIRYAFETARNRKRKTLTSITKSNALKYSMVFWDTVFYEVAKEYPDVTASSMLVDAAAMNMVRSPEQFDVVVASNLFGDILTDLAAIVVGGMGFAASGNINPTRKYPSMFEPVHGSAPDIAGKGVANPVAAILSAALMLEFLGEHDAAQKIKSAVVNHLSDSTVKTPDRGGNATTADVGTDISKRIQ, encoded by the coding sequence ATGCCTCACAAAATAGCATTGTACCCTGGAGACGGTATTGGCCCTGAGGTTGTGGCAGAAGCAGTAAAAGTCATTGATGCCTGCGATATTGATGTACAATACACTACATTCAACTGGAATACAACCCTGTATAGTAAAACTGGAAAATGTGCTCCTGAAAATTATCTTGAATTACTTTCATCATTTGACGCAATATTATTAGGTGCACTTGGTAATACAGCAAATGCTCCTGACCATATTGCTGTTGAGCCGCTTTTGACTATCAGAAAAGCATTTGATCAATATGTCAATATACGGCCAACAATGCTTTTTCCTGGTGTTGAATCACCGTTAAAAAACAAAAAACCATATGACATAGATATGATAGTAATAAGGGAGAACACCGAAGGTGAATATACAGCACTTGGTGGAAGACATTACATTGGCACTCCCGATGAAGTTGCTATGCAGATTAACTATTTCTCGCGCAAAGGGACTGAACGCATCATACGATACGCATTTGAAACCGCCCGCAACCGAAAACGCAAAACTTTAACAAGCATTACCAAATCCAATGCATTAAAATATAGCATGGTATTCTGGGATACTGTGTTTTACGAAGTTGCAAAAGAGTATCCCGATGTAACAGCATCATCTATGCTTGTCGATGCAGCGGCTATGAATATGGTGCGCTCCCCTGAGCAATTTGACGTGGTGGTAGCCTCCAATCTTTTTGGTGACATACTTACCGACCTGGCAGCGATAGTTGTTGGAGGAATGGGATTTGCTGCAAGTGGTAATATTAATCCAACACGAAAATACCCATCGATGTTTGAGCCGGTACATGGATCAGCACCTGATATTGCAGGAAAAGGTGTAGCAAATCCGGTTGCAGCAATACTGAGTGCTGCACTGATGTTAGAGTTTTTAGGTGAACATGATGCTGCACAAAAAATTAAATCTGCTGTGGTCAATCACCTGAGCGATAGTACTGTTAAAACACCCGATCGTGGTGGCAATGCAACCACTGCTGACGTTGGCACAGATATATCCAAGCGTATACAATGA
- a CDS encoding bifunctional nuclease family protein codes for MSFCKVEIATIVLDEESNTPIVVLQDNETGNILPIMIAPLEASLIAIELEGKKPVRPLTHDLIITMLKTFQYTLTSVIIDDLKDNIYFAKLNLIAPDNSEIIIDCRPSDAMAIALRAHVPIYVKKKVFAIAQGLENLSQIDKETMKEVLEDIDIDDVGGKIM; via the coding sequence ATGTCCTTTTGTAAAGTTGAGATAGCAACTATTGTCCTGGATGAGGAAAGTAACACTCCTATAGTGGTACTCCAGGATAATGAAACAGGCAATATACTGCCTATCATGATAGCACCACTTGAAGCAAGCCTTATAGCTATTGAACTTGAAGGCAAAAAGCCTGTTAGGCCCCTTACCCATGATCTTATTATTACCATGCTCAAAACTTTCCAGTACACATTGACTTCTGTAATTATTGACGACCTCAAGGATAACATTTATTTTGCAAAACTGAATTTGATTGCTCCTGACAACTCAGAAATTATCATAGATTGTCGCCCAAGTGATGCTATGGCGATAGCTCTCAGAGCACATGTTCCCATATATGTTAAAAAGAAAGTGTTTGCAATTGCTCAAGGATTGGAAAATCTTTCCCAAATAGATAAAGAAACCATGAAAGAGGTCCTTGAAGATATTGACATTGACGATGTCGGTGGAAAAATAATGTAA